A portion of the Myxococcales bacterium genome contains these proteins:
- a CDS encoding imelysin family protein, with protein MFRPQHGAGATRAMLALLLVSGLASCRKPPPRENVFTGQAKPVATTIPTVSPPPSQLPPEPPPPAEAFSKANLLRASADCALRHVKDFEAKAQALKVAARAHVADASPAQSAQTKDAWREAAASFQLLELHRLGPLARAAEPGGKGLRDELSAWPLVNRCMVDEQLVATSYLAPTFSSSVVSARGVGVVEYLLFAAGTGNACTSVSTINASGSWAALSPSVLAGRRVAYAAASADVIADRAVELLTAWDPARGNFHRELSLAGNGSAVYAREQDGLNAVSNALFYLDVEVKDLKVGRPVGLVDCFTATCPEALEAPYARASLSHLRQNLLGFRKVFQGCADDGSGFGFDDWLRAAGAGGVADRMFVALATAEATAASLEPSMEDVLGADAKRVVQLHTDIKALTDLLKTEFVTVLNLELPKSSEGDND; from the coding sequence ATGTTCCGTCCACAGCACGGAGCCGGCGCCACGCGCGCGATGCTCGCGCTTCTGCTGGTGTCAGGGCTCGCCTCTTGTCGCAAGCCCCCGCCGCGGGAGAACGTCTTCACGGGCCAGGCGAAGCCCGTCGCGACGACGATCCCGACGGTGTCACCGCCACCATCGCAATTGCCTCCCGAGCCGCCGCCGCCGGCGGAGGCGTTTAGCAAGGCGAACCTCTTGCGCGCCTCGGCCGACTGCGCGCTCCGCCACGTGAAGGACTTCGAGGCCAAGGCGCAAGCGCTAAAGGTCGCGGCGCGCGCCCACGTCGCCGACGCGAGCCCCGCCCAGTCCGCACAGACCAAGGACGCGTGGCGCGAGGCGGCGGCTTCGTTCCAGCTCCTCGAGCTTCACCGGCTGGGACCCTTGGCGCGCGCCGCCGAACCCGGCGGCAAGGGCCTGCGCGACGAGCTCTCCGCTTGGCCGCTCGTCAACCGCTGCATGGTGGACGAGCAGCTCGTCGCCACGAGCTACCTGGCGCCCACGTTCTCCTCGTCGGTGGTGAGCGCGCGCGGCGTCGGCGTCGTCGAATACCTCTTGTTCGCGGCGGGGACGGGCAACGCGTGCACCAGCGTCTCCACCATCAACGCGTCGGGGAGCTGGGCCGCGCTCTCACCTTCCGTCCTCGCCGGTCGCCGCGTCGCCTACGCGGCCGCTTCCGCCGACGTGATCGCCGACCGCGCCGTCGAGTTGCTCACGGCCTGGGACCCGGCGCGCGGAAACTTTCATCGGGAGCTCTCCCTCGCGGGCAACGGCAGCGCCGTCTACGCGAGAGAGCAAGACGGCCTCAACGCCGTCAGCAACGCGCTCTTCTACCTCGACGTCGAGGTGAAGGATCTCAAAGTGGGCAGGCCCGTGGGCCTCGTCGATTGCTTCACGGCCACCTGCCCCGAAGCGCTGGAAGCGCCCTACGCGCGGGCCTCGCTCTCACACCTTAGGCAGAACCTCCTCGGCTTCCGCAAGGTGTTTCAAGGCTGCGCCGACGACGGCTCCGGCTTCGGCTTCGACGACTGGCTCAGGGCCGCCGGCGCCGGCGGCGTTGCCGATCGAATGTTCGTGGCCCTCGCCACCGCCGAGGCCACCGCGGCGAGCCTCGAGCCGTCGATGGAAGACGTGCTCGGCGCCGACGCGAAGCGCGTGGTGCAGCTCCACACCGACATCAAAGCGCTCACCGATCTGCTGAAGACCGAGTTCGTGACGGTGCTCAACCTCGAGCTTCCGAAGAGCTCGGAAGGGGACAACGACTAA
- a CDS encoding DUF4339 domain-containing protein: MSGDTEWRWADPQGQQRTIRGDELLAALANGIIAPNAPVWRSGWIDWKPAHDVPELSTSAIAASSGIVPNIPPPPLFVVAAQSAFEGPASSSLRKGTEPPPPPKYVPAPVRVATPGPIGPPPSARPPAAAGSGTSTAPRSPTPRSLTPRPGVTPPLPPIGARPSGASHPPSASRGPISQRMSGSEALKRAVPSSPKLPKAPVPTPPDTQRDAAGASAPPKPQAVSAAAAKGLTVPTMLGVPRIGEQPKAPGPTNIAHTPPMPTAADRTKTDPTRATLLFDGSAPGAPSRPPRASGAAPPLVAPGVGPIEKNAVTRPPPVDTGTVQIAGGVARKKEESSEDLSDSMVISDETDPRVLPPSSRAPSSKARPSKPPPPGLKAIVTGSSRPPPLPSAATATSGPASGTLIGTPLRVPSVSSTPPLPLTAPKRAAASAPQSSREPEMDPALFGMSPIPSPGPPPADLLRQVQEAGGDIAARPRSESATSHPDDAFARPHPPWLVKVLERFPQLRPIQKGKPIFFLPVTGGLAALVGFLVLGLLVRGCVNLVSSDKDDKRAKVRGAPSATTVATGPVPSASTAAPPVPAVDAPPKVAEAQALSCRSVGAAKTLSPKAIVGAGVEAVALGRGVGVGFATGPKEGVALELDAQSLAVLATAKARGTDIKRVTPIWDRTRLAAAADVDRAGDALAGTRTVAAANPFKIGVRAGQIAWAPRAGGAATSLWPYDGDTLDAVRVVPDGAGFVVAFRKSGMIFHGLIGNGMKPLGGLQETRGLGPQVGSPAIATSGGALLLMWADRATPEQSWGIRMRRAAPSAALGAPEAFAPQGGPGAPFIAPSVASLGGGRFFVVWTEGAGQSHQVRGLVVDENGQQGAPFAISPSGMNAGQAQVAFSGEGRGVAAFLASGARGFELAAIALTCEK; the protein is encoded by the coding sequence GTGAGCGGCGACACCGAATGGCGCTGGGCCGACCCGCAGGGCCAGCAACGCACGATCCGAGGCGACGAGCTCTTGGCAGCGCTCGCGAACGGGATCATTGCCCCCAACGCGCCGGTGTGGCGCAGCGGGTGGATCGATTGGAAGCCCGCCCACGACGTGCCCGAGCTCTCCACGAGCGCCATCGCCGCCTCCTCCGGCATCGTCCCCAACATTCCGCCGCCGCCGCTCTTCGTCGTCGCCGCGCAGAGCGCGTTTGAAGGGCCCGCTTCGTCGTCCCTTCGGAAGGGGACCGAGCCGCCGCCCCCGCCCAAATACGTCCCCGCGCCGGTGCGCGTAGCGACGCCAGGCCCCATCGGTCCGCCACCGTCGGCGCGTCCTCCGGCGGCCGCTGGGAGCGGCACGTCAACGGCGCCGCGCTCGCCCACGCCTCGCTCGCTGACCCCGCGTCCCGGCGTCACGCCGCCGTTGCCTCCCATCGGCGCGAGGCCTTCGGGCGCGAGCCACCCACCGAGCGCCTCGCGCGGGCCGATCTCGCAACGCATGTCCGGCTCGGAGGCCTTGAAGCGCGCTGTGCCTTCGAGTCCGAAGCTCCCCAAGGCGCCCGTCCCGACGCCGCCCGATACGCAACGCGACGCCGCCGGCGCGTCGGCCCCGCCGAAGCCGCAGGCCGTCTCCGCGGCCGCGGCCAAGGGCCTCACGGTGCCAACGATGCTCGGTGTTCCGCGCATCGGTGAGCAGCCGAAGGCGCCGGGCCCCACCAACATCGCGCACACGCCGCCGATGCCCACGGCCGCCGATCGCACGAAGACCGACCCTACGCGCGCGACGCTCCTCTTCGACGGCTCCGCGCCGGGCGCGCCGAGTCGCCCGCCGCGCGCCTCCGGGGCAGCGCCGCCGCTGGTCGCTCCCGGCGTCGGCCCCATCGAGAAGAACGCGGTCACGCGGCCGCCTCCCGTCGATACGGGTACTGTGCAAATAGCCGGCGGCGTGGCGCGCAAGAAGGAAGAGTCCTCCGAAGATCTGAGCGACTCGATGGTCATCTCCGACGAGACCGACCCGCGCGTTCTTCCGCCCTCGTCGCGGGCCCCGTCCTCGAAGGCGCGCCCGTCGAAGCCGCCGCCGCCAGGCCTCAAGGCCATCGTCACGGGCAGCTCTCGCCCGCCGCCGCTCCCTTCGGCGGCGACCGCCACGTCGGGGCCGGCGTCTGGCACGCTCATCGGCACGCCGCTCCGCGTGCCGAGCGTCTCGTCGACGCCGCCTTTGCCGCTGACGGCACCGAAACGCGCCGCCGCGTCGGCTCCGCAATCGTCGCGGGAGCCGGAGATGGATCCGGCGCTCTTCGGCATGAGTCCCATTCCGTCGCCGGGGCCGCCGCCGGCGGACTTGCTCCGTCAGGTGCAGGAGGCCGGCGGCGACATCGCGGCACGGCCGCGAAGCGAGAGCGCCACGAGCCACCCCGACGACGCCTTCGCGCGGCCCCATCCGCCTTGGCTCGTGAAGGTCTTGGAGCGCTTCCCTCAGCTTCGGCCGATCCAGAAGGGCAAGCCCATCTTCTTCTTGCCCGTGACCGGAGGTCTCGCCGCGCTCGTGGGCTTCTTGGTGTTGGGGCTCCTCGTCCGCGGCTGCGTGAACCTCGTGTCGTCGGACAAGGACGACAAGCGCGCGAAGGTCAGGGGCGCACCGAGCGCGACGACGGTCGCGACGGGACCTGTTCCGAGCGCGTCGACCGCTGCGCCGCCCGTGCCCGCGGTTGATGCTCCGCCGAAGGTCGCCGAGGCGCAGGCGCTCTCTTGTCGCAGCGTTGGCGCCGCCAAGACGCTCTCGCCAAAAGCCATCGTCGGCGCAGGGGTTGAGGCCGTCGCCCTTGGCCGCGGCGTGGGCGTCGGCTTCGCGACGGGCCCCAAGGAAGGCGTCGCCCTCGAGCTCGATGCGCAATCGCTCGCGGTCCTCGCGACCGCCAAGGCCCGCGGGACCGACATCAAACGCGTGACACCGATCTGGGATCGCACGCGCCTCGCGGCCGCGGCCGATGTCGATCGGGCCGGCGACGCGCTCGCCGGAACACGCACCGTGGCGGCGGCGAATCCCTTCAAGATCGGCGTACGCGCCGGCCAGATCGCGTGGGCGCCGCGAGCCGGCGGCGCGGCGACGTCGTTGTGGCCTTACGACGGCGACACGCTCGACGCGGTGCGCGTGGTCCCCGACGGCGCGGGCTTCGTCGTGGCCTTTCGCAAGTCGGGCATGATCTTTCACGGCCTCATTGGCAATGGCATGAAGCCGCTCGGTGGCCTTCAGGAGACGCGCGGGCTCGGGCCGCAAGTTGGGTCGCCGGCCATCGCCACGAGCGGCGGCGCGCTGCTCCTCATGTGGGCCGATCGCGCGACACCCGAGCAATCGTGGGGCATTCGCATGCGGCGCGCGGCGCCGAGCGCTGCCCTTGGCGCGCCCGAGGCCTTCGCTCCGCAAGGTGGCCCTGGCGCGCCGTTCATTGCTCCCAGCGTAGCCTCCCTCGGCGGCGGCCGATTCTTCGTGGTTTGGACGGAAGGCGCAGGCCAGAGCCACCAAGTGCGAGGCCTTGTCGTCGACGAAAATGGGCAACAAGGTGCACCCTTCGCGATCTCGCCGTCGGGCATGAACGCCGGTCAGGCGCAGGTCGCGTTCTCGGGCGAAGGGCGCGGCGTGGCGGCCTTCTTGGCGAGCGGTGCGCGTGGCTTCGAGCTTGCCGCCATCGCGCTCACCTGCGAGAAGTGA
- a CDS encoding ComF family protein, translating into MLHLAIEWALSVLAPPACAACDAPLARQAVFCGVCAGGVEPCPAGDEGMGAGVSAGYYGGPLSLAIQRLKFGGRVDLARPLGHLVLARLRSTSLAASVAASAELVVPVPLHPARLISRGYNQAALLARVVAAGLGKRYAPGLVAKRRATETQASLDAAARRENLRGVFTANGSPRARRALAGASILLVDDVRTTGTTLDEVRRTLMEAGAARVSFATVAQTP; encoded by the coding sequence ATGCTCCATCTCGCGATCGAGTGGGCCTTGTCGGTGCTCGCGCCGCCGGCCTGCGCCGCGTGCGACGCGCCGCTCGCGCGTCAGGCGGTCTTTTGTGGGGTCTGCGCTGGCGGTGTCGAGCCGTGTCCCGCGGGCGACGAGGGCATGGGCGCAGGCGTTTCAGCTGGCTACTACGGCGGGCCGCTGAGCCTCGCCATTCAGCGGCTCAAGTTCGGGGGCCGCGTGGATCTCGCGAGGCCGCTGGGGCACCTCGTCCTCGCGCGCCTCCGTTCGACGAGCCTCGCGGCGAGCGTGGCGGCATCGGCGGAGCTCGTCGTCCCCGTGCCGCTGCACCCGGCTCGTCTCATCTCGCGCGGCTACAACCAGGCGGCGCTCCTGGCGCGGGTCGTGGCGGCGGGCCTTGGCAAGCGCTACGCGCCGGGGCTGGTCGCCAAGAGACGGGCGACGGAGACGCAGGCCTCCCTCGACGCCGCCGCGCGGCGCGAGAACCTCCGCGGCGTGTTCACCGCAAACGGCTCACCTCGCGCTCGTCGAGCCCTCGCGGGCGCGTCGATCTTGCTCGTCGACGACGTCCGGACGACGGGAACCACGCTCGACGAGGTGCGGCGGACGCTCATGGAGGCGGGCGCCGCACGAGTCAGTTTCGCGACGGTGGCGCAAACGCCTTAG
- a CDS encoding GNAT family N-acetyltransferase has translation MPAPVVSLATSLTSARLVMRPPRTSDVGALLASLRRNDAHLRPWSPLRAGADRRPTLAFVARDVAAARRSWRRDDGYTFFAFEAGLKAPRVVGRVTLGKVIRGPFQNAFLGYWIDVERQGEGLVTEAVGAVLRFAFGPLGLHRVQAGVMPRNAASIAVVKKLGFREEGLSARYLQIAGTWEDHVTFAMTSEDWADLTVRR, from the coding sequence GTGCCCGCGCCCGTCGTGTCTCTCGCCACAAGCCTCACGAGCGCGCGTCTCGTGATGCGACCTCCCCGGACGAGCGATGTCGGCGCGCTCTTGGCGTCGCTTCGCCGCAACGACGCGCACCTCAGGCCGTGGTCGCCGCTCCGGGCCGGCGCGGACCGGAGGCCCACGTTGGCGTTCGTCGCGAGAGACGTGGCCGCGGCCCGGCGCTCCTGGCGTCGCGACGACGGCTACACGTTCTTCGCCTTCGAGGCGGGCCTGAAGGCGCCCCGCGTCGTCGGCCGCGTCACGCTGGGCAAGGTGATCCGCGGGCCGTTTCAGAACGCCTTCTTGGGCTACTGGATTGACGTCGAACGGCAAGGGGAGGGGCTCGTGACGGAGGCCGTCGGCGCCGTCTTGCGCTTCGCCTTCGGCCCCCTCGGCCTCCACCGCGTGCAAGCGGGCGTTATGCCAAGAAACGCGGCCAGCATCGCCGTGGTGAAGAAGTTGGGGTTTCGCGAAGAGGGGCTCAGCGCGAGGTATCTGCAGATCGCAGGGACCTGGGAAGACCACGTGACCTTCGCCATGACGTCGGAGGACTGGGCCGACCTCACCGTGCGCCGCTGA
- the priA gene encoding primosomal protein N', whose translation MLLVDVALPVPLARIFSYSVPPALAERIVSGMRVVCPFGSRRLVGVALGLREGEPPPGVRAVAETLDDKAQPTVPPELLSFMREVASYYLAPLGEVLKLALPPLDRKTADALREPMLFADKKGLSSRKILWVVPTAGGGEGSDAATRGQGKAILAHLRAAGESSIARLEETWSNARAACKRLEELGLVRLDARDAPSDPFFSEEARPEPVPELTPPQADAGQALEEALGAASSGTRTFLLDGVTGSGKTEVYLRAIRAARERKLGTVVLVPEIALTPQLVARFRGRFGDDVAVLHSALTPRERHDMWRRLRSGEVDVAIGARSALFAPVGNLGLVVVDEEHDPSFKQEEGVRYHARDMAILRAHRAGGVCVLGSATPSLESEHLVRGGRARRLLLPARARAQAMPTVEIVDLRRMGAGPTGDKRISLPLHRAIEKALEQGEQIILFLNRRGFAPSVRCTACGHLAACPSCSVALTFHKKRGERLRCHYCDYECAVPSQCEKCAAKDLSLEGIGTEKLEESLGLAFPTARIARLDRDVATGRTVDTILERVRSREVDILVGTQMVTKGHDLPHVTLVGAINADAALSIPDFRAAERAFHLLVQVAGRAGRGDKPGRVLVQTYAPEHPAIEFAARHDTKGFVERELADRRELRYPPYSRLALVRVDAEDEALALAATETLATVARDVASGEKGVDVLGPAPAPLPRLRLRFRFRLMVRAADRAALRRVLVAVDAARSTLSKDVRAVVDVDPVQLL comes from the coding sequence GTGCTGCTCGTCGACGTCGCACTCCCCGTGCCGCTGGCGCGCATCTTCTCCTATTCGGTGCCGCCCGCCCTCGCCGAGCGCATCGTCTCGGGCATGCGCGTCGTCTGCCCCTTCGGCTCGCGTCGTCTCGTCGGCGTCGCCTTGGGACTCCGCGAAGGGGAGCCTCCGCCCGGCGTTCGCGCCGTCGCCGAGACGCTCGACGACAAAGCGCAGCCGACGGTTCCGCCGGAGCTCCTCAGCTTCATGCGAGAGGTCGCCAGCTATTACCTCGCGCCGCTCGGCGAGGTGCTCAAGCTCGCCCTCCCACCGCTCGACCGAAAAACCGCCGATGCGCTGCGCGAGCCCATGCTCTTCGCCGACAAGAAGGGGCTCTCCTCGCGCAAGATCCTGTGGGTCGTGCCCACGGCCGGCGGAGGTGAGGGGAGCGACGCGGCCACGCGAGGGCAGGGCAAGGCGATCCTCGCGCACCTGCGCGCTGCCGGCGAATCATCCATCGCGCGCTTGGAAGAGACTTGGTCGAACGCCCGCGCCGCGTGCAAGCGGCTCGAAGAGCTTGGACTCGTGCGGCTCGACGCCCGCGACGCACCGTCGGATCCGTTCTTCTCGGAAGAGGCGCGGCCCGAGCCGGTGCCCGAGCTCACGCCGCCGCAAGCGGATGCGGGCCAGGCGCTTGAAGAAGCGCTCGGTGCCGCGTCGTCCGGGACGAGGACCTTCCTCCTCGACGGCGTCACCGGCTCGGGAAAGACCGAGGTCTACCTCCGAGCCATCCGCGCGGCCCGTGAGCGGAAGCTCGGCACCGTCGTCCTCGTCCCCGAAATCGCGCTGACGCCGCAGCTCGTGGCGCGCTTTCGCGGTCGCTTCGGCGATGACGTCGCCGTGTTGCACTCGGCGCTCACGCCGCGCGAGCGCCACGACATGTGGCGTCGCTTGAGGAGCGGTGAAGTCGACGTCGCCATCGGCGCTCGCAGCGCGCTCTTCGCGCCCGTCGGCAACTTGGGCCTCGTGGTCGTCGACGAAGAGCACGATCCGTCGTTCAAGCAAGAAGAGGGGGTTCGCTACCACGCGCGCGACATGGCCATCTTGCGCGCACACCGCGCCGGTGGCGTGTGCGTCCTCGGGAGCGCGACGCCTTCGCTCGAGAGCGAACACCTCGTTCGCGGCGGGCGCGCGCGCCGGCTCCTCTTGCCGGCTCGCGCGCGGGCCCAGGCGATGCCGACCGTCGAGATCGTCGATCTCCGCCGGATGGGCGCGGGGCCGACCGGCGACAAGCGCATCAGCTTGCCGCTGCACCGCGCCATCGAGAAGGCCCTCGAGCAAGGCGAGCAGATCATCTTGTTCCTCAACCGGCGCGGCTTTGCCCCGAGCGTGCGCTGCACGGCGTGCGGTCACCTGGCGGCTTGTCCGTCGTGCTCGGTCGCGCTCACGTTCCACAAGAAGCGCGGTGAGCGGCTCCGCTGCCACTATTGCGACTACGAGTGCGCTGTCCCGTCGCAGTGCGAGAAGTGCGCCGCGAAGGACCTGTCGCTCGAAGGTATCGGTACGGAGAAGCTCGAGGAGTCGCTGGGCCTGGCGTTCCCCACGGCGCGCATCGCGCGCCTCGACCGCGACGTGGCCACGGGGCGAACGGTCGACACCATCTTGGAGCGCGTTCGGAGCCGCGAGGTCGACATCCTCGTGGGCACGCAGATGGTCACCAAAGGGCATGATCTTCCGCACGTGACCCTGGTGGGCGCGATCAACGCCGACGCGGCGCTGTCGATCCCGGACTTTCGCGCGGCGGAGCGCGCCTTTCACTTGCTCGTGCAAGTGGCCGGCCGCGCCGGGCGCGGCGACAAGCCGGGGCGCGTGCTCGTGCAAACGTACGCGCCGGAGCATCCGGCCATCGAGTTCGCGGCGCGTCACGACACCAAGGGCTTCGTCGAACGCGAGCTCGCCGATCGCCGCGAGCTCCGGTACCCGCCCTATTCGCGGCTCGCGCTGGTGCGCGTCGACGCGGAAGACGAAGCGCTGGCGCTCGCTGCGACGGAGACGCTCGCCACGGTCGCCCGCGACGTCGCGAGCGGCGAAAAGGGCGTCGACGTTCTGGGGCCCGCGCCGGCGCCGCTCCCGCGCCTACGCCTGCGCTTTCGGTTTCGGCTCATGGTGCGCGCCGCCGATCGCGCGGCCTTGCGGCGCGTCCTCGTCGCCGTCGACGCCGCGCGCTCCACGCTCTCAAAGGACGTGCGCGCCGTCGTCGACGTCGACCCGGTGCAGCTGCTCTAG
- a CDS encoding serine/threonine protein kinase, producing MQSDELSRLPRTFGRYTLFDFVGKGGMAELFLARVTNDLGTARLFVVKEILPEFSENARFAEMLIHEAKLAARLTHANIVTVFDLGRENGRLFITMEYVEGFDIGALLRRCTKRKIPLPLDLALTIVCGTLRGLDYAHRRTDDDGRPLGIVHRDVSPSNVLVSFGGDVKVCDFGIAHANDAVLASTPSLDEAAIKGKAGYMSPEQAEGAPIDARADVFAAGILLWELLSGHKLYRAEEGGRADLLAQARRAEIPDLPKKGLPEEAKLHSICKRALSKDPAQRPSSAQALLMDLEAYAIETGQLASSIKLGDWLTTTFGEEALEHRRVRERAAAAIQRGPLVELRPIERTPAPAPAVVVPQPAPTPAPPPLAAPAEDRPPPPVELPRPPPAPVAVAAPPSIAGTSVSVPPEATSSSRLLPTEPREQQPGVSRTVVALVVIVVVVVVIALMRGP from the coding sequence GTGCAATCCGACGAGTTGAGTCGCCTCCCGCGCACCTTCGGCCGCTACACGCTCTTCGACTTCGTCGGCAAGGGCGGCATGGCCGAGCTGTTCCTTGCGCGCGTGACGAACGATCTCGGGACGGCGCGCCTCTTCGTCGTCAAGGAGATCCTCCCGGAGTTCTCCGAGAACGCGCGCTTCGCCGAGATGCTCATCCACGAGGCGAAGCTCGCCGCGCGGCTGACGCACGCGAACATCGTCACGGTCTTCGACTTGGGCCGCGAGAACGGGCGGCTCTTCATCACGATGGAGTACGTGGAGGGCTTTGACATCGGCGCGCTCCTCCGCCGCTGCACGAAGCGCAAGATCCCTCTGCCGCTCGACCTCGCGCTGACCATCGTGTGCGGAACCTTGCGCGGCCTCGACTACGCGCACCGACGAACCGACGACGACGGTCGGCCACTCGGCATCGTGCATCGCGACGTGTCGCCGTCGAACGTGCTCGTGTCCTTCGGCGGCGACGTCAAGGTCTGCGACTTTGGCATCGCCCACGCCAACGATGCCGTGCTCGCGTCGACGCCATCGCTCGACGAAGCCGCCATCAAGGGCAAGGCTGGCTACATGAGCCCGGAGCAGGCGGAAGGCGCGCCCATCGACGCGCGCGCCGACGTCTTCGCCGCGGGGATCCTCCTTTGGGAGCTGCTCTCAGGGCACAAGCTGTACCGCGCCGAAGAGGGGGGCCGAGCCGATCTCTTGGCTCAAGCGCGCCGCGCCGAGATCCCCGATCTGCCGAAGAAGGGGCTCCCCGAGGAGGCCAAGCTCCACAGCATCTGCAAGCGTGCACTCTCCAAAGATCCTGCGCAGCGACCGTCCTCGGCGCAGGCGTTGCTCATGGACCTCGAGGCCTACGCCATCGAGACGGGCCAGCTCGCGAGCTCCATCAAGTTGGGCGATTGGCTCACGACAACCTTCGGCGAGGAGGCCCTCGAGCACCGCCGCGTGCGCGAGCGCGCCGCCGCCGCCATTCAGCGCGGACCCCTCGTCGAGCTCCGGCCCATCGAGCGGACGCCGGCGCCGGCGCCCGCGGTGGTAGTTCCGCAACCGGCACCGACCCCTGCGCCGCCGCCCCTCGCCGCGCCCGCGGAAGATCGCCCTCCGCCGCCCGTCGAGTTGCCCCGTCCGCCGCCGGCCCCCGTCGCCGTCGCCGCACCGCCATCCATCGCTGGGACCAGCGTCTCGGTGCCGCCGGAGGCCACCTCGAGTTCGCGCCTCTTGCCGACGGAGCCCAGGGAGCAGCAGCCCGGCGTTTCTCGCACCGTCGTCGCGCTCGTCGTCATCGTCGTGGTCGTCGTTGTCATCGCCCTCATGCGCGGGCCCTGA
- a CDS encoding AarF/ABC1/UbiB kinase family protein, with protein sequence MSGHDKGKGKGGAPDVGSDGGSGAAPAASPKRPDAPPTSRFGRLARLGALAPRALPLATVAVKRALGRAPSPEEEARDQERILRTAKQTASAMLKTLGEMKGLPLKLGQMASYIDGLAPPGYEARFQEILSELQSKAPPLSSEAARRVITAELDGSPEELFQSFESEPFAAASIGQVHRAKTRGGEAVAVKVQYPGIDKAIENDLKSLSTLESMVAPIGRRYGTKETTREIASVFLSELDYGHEAEMTDAFRRIHERDADIVIPRVHHGLTTRRVLTTDLMGGTDYATFVDEASRADKDAAGATIWRFMFRSLFGHGVLYADPHPGNYRFLGGGRVAFLDFGCTKRVPDELVRGMKRYVRAAQLEDWPAFDKACVEVLGYDPDDAEGWALYRAYTLLVLTPFTTKGPFRFTKPFARESVAFLVRNTKKLVHKEGASLPQLPKPIHMPTDFTFVNRLQWGLSSVLAGLEAEADYRAITDEWMD encoded by the coding sequence ATGAGCGGCCACGACAAGGGCAAAGGCAAGGGCGGCGCGCCCGACGTCGGGTCCGACGGCGGGTCCGGCGCCGCCCCGGCAGCTTCGCCGAAGCGCCCCGACGCTCCCCCAACATCGCGCTTCGGGCGCCTCGCGCGCCTCGGCGCACTGGCCCCGCGCGCGCTGCCGCTCGCCACGGTGGCCGTCAAGCGTGCCCTCGGCCGCGCGCCTTCGCCGGAAGAAGAAGCGCGCGATCAGGAGCGCATCCTCCGCACGGCGAAGCAGACGGCGAGCGCCATGCTCAAGACGCTCGGAGAGATGAAGGGGTTGCCGCTCAAGCTGGGCCAGATGGCCTCGTACATCGACGGGCTCGCGCCACCCGGCTACGAGGCTCGCTTCCAGGAAATCTTGTCGGAGCTTCAGTCCAAGGCGCCGCCGCTCTCGAGCGAGGCCGCGCGGCGCGTGATCACAGCCGAGCTCGACGGTTCACCGGAGGAGCTCTTCCAGTCGTTCGAAAGCGAGCCCTTCGCCGCCGCGAGCATTGGGCAGGTGCACCGCGCCAAAACGCGCGGAGGCGAGGCCGTCGCCGTCAAGGTTCAATACCCGGGCATCGACAAGGCCATCGAGAACGACCTCAAGAGTCTGTCCACGCTCGAGAGCATGGTCGCGCCCATCGGCCGCCGCTACGGCACCAAAGAGACGACGCGCGAGATCGCCAGCGTCTTTCTCTCGGAGCTCGACTACGGCCACGAAGCGGAGATGACCGATGCGTTTCGACGCATCCACGAGCGCGACGCCGACATCGTCATTCCTCGGGTTCACCATGGCCTCACGACGCGCCGCGTCCTCACCACGGATCTGATGGGCGGGACCGACTACGCGACCTTCGTCGACGAAGCGAGCCGCGCTGACAAAGACGCTGCCGGCGCGACCATCTGGCGGTTCATGTTCCGGTCTCTTTTTGGCCACGGCGTGCTCTACGCCGATCCGCACCCCGGCAACTACCGCTTCCTCGGCGGCGGGCGCGTCGCGTTCCTCGACTTCGGTTGCACCAAGCGCGTGCCCGACGAGCTCGTGCGCGGCATGAAACGCTACGTCCGCGCCGCGCAGCTCGAGGATTGGCCGGCTTTCGACAAGGCGTGTGTCGAGGTCCTCGGTTACGACCCCGATGACGCGGAGGGCTGGGCGCTCTACCGCGCGTACACGTTGCTCGTGCTTACGCCGTTTACGACCAAGGGACCGTTTCGTTTTACGAAGCCCTTCGCCCGCGAGTCGGTGGCGTTCTTGGTGAGGAACACGAAGAAGCTCGTCCACAAGGAGGGCGCGTCCTTGCCGCAGTTGCCCAAGCCGATCCACATGCCCACGGATTTCACCTTCGTGAATCGGCTCCAATGGGGCCTCTCAAGCGTGCTCGCGGGCCTCGAAGCCGAGGCCGACTACCGCGCCATCACGGATGAGTGGATGGACTGA
- a CDS encoding type II toxin-antitoxin system PemK/MazF family toxin: protein MKKTTSRRHEGARPAAIRRGDVIWVDCDPSVGVEPKKVRTCVVVSNDIANEHGAAVTVVPTQQYTAERAARAYMVDLRAPRSTLTEPRVANASMVMTFDRRRIVRRAGRIGVDAARALDGALAMHLGLDGAGVVKR, encoded by the coding sequence TTGAAGAAGACGACTAGTCGGCGTCACGAGGGCGCGCGCCCGGCGGCGATAAGGCGCGGCGACGTCATTTGGGTCGACTGCGATCCGTCCGTCGGCGTCGAGCCGAAGAAGGTGCGGACGTGTGTGGTGGTCTCGAACGACATCGCCAACGAACACGGCGCTGCGGTTACCGTCGTGCCGACCCAGCAATACACCGCGGAGCGGGCCGCGCGGGCGTACATGGTCGATCTACGCGCGCCCCGCTCCACGCTGACGGAGCCGCGCGTGGCGAACGCGTCGATGGTCATGACGTTCGATCGTCGTCGAATCGTGCGGCGCGCTGGGCGCATTGGGGTCGACGCAGCGCGGGCCCTCGATGGAGCGCTCGCGATGCATCTCGGCCTGGACGGGGCAGGAGTCGTGAAGCGGTGA